From the genome of Eucalyptus grandis isolate ANBG69807.140 chromosome 2, ASM1654582v1, whole genome shotgun sequence, one region includes:
- the LOC104429728 gene encoding LOW QUALITY PROTEIN: uncharacterized protein LOC104429728 (The sequence of the model RefSeq protein was modified relative to this genomic sequence to represent the inferred CDS: inserted 1 base in 1 codon) codes for MNPEAEAHEDPSRDPDPNPAPEPDNVGDGGGGGGGGGDDARELLFFDDGDDSNCSXPYVSAPSSPGRGSGHVGGYFYSAPTSPMHYMLSSSPSSSSAAAMMRAQPRASESSVSFEFEFSSRFGSPGSGHPGPMSSADELFLNGQIRPMKLSTHLERPQVLAPLLDLDEEEGGNGGDFRGRDLRLRSKSVRRRTRSMSPLRNMPFDWNDEEEEEEEDAENLDEERGDTSKVESLSSETTPSVSASSSRSSSAGRSSKRWVFLKDFLRSKSEGRSNNKFWNTLSFSPVKEKRDKERPAGSASSSTSKEGKVPSLSSAFRVAGSFLDAEKIRKGGGSGGGSGKKSGGKRPVNGSSAGKRRVPPSPHELHYTANRAQSEEMRKKTFLPYRQGLLGCLGFSSKGYGAMNGFARALNPVSSR; via the exons atgaaTCCGGAAGCCGAAGCCCACGAGGACCCGagccgcgacccggatccgaaCCCCGCGCCGGAGCCCGACAAtgtcggcgacggcggcggcggagggggagggggaggggacgACGCCCGGGAGCTCCTCTTCttcgacgacggcgacgacagCAACTGCT ACCCTTACGTCAGCGCGCCGTCGAGCCCCGGCCGGGGCTCCGGGCACGTCGGCGGCTACTTCTACAGCGCGCCCACGAGCCCCATGCACTACATGCTGTCGtcctcgccgtcgtcgtcgtcggcggcggcgatgaTGCGCGCGCAGCCCCGGGCCTCTGAGAGTTCCGTGTCGTTCGAGTTCGAGTTCTCGTCCCGATTCGGGTCGCCCGGGTCGGGCCATCCCGGGCCGATGAGCTCGGCGGACGAGCTGTTCCTGAACGGCCAGATCCGGCCCATGAAGCTCTCGACCCACCTGGAGCGGCCCCAGGTGCTGGCCCCTCTGCTGGATCTGGACGAGGAGGAGGGCGGGAATGGCGGGGACTTCCGGGGCAGGGATCTGAGGCTGAGGAGCAAGTCGGTCCGCCGGAGGACCAGGTCCATGTCGCCTCTCAGGAACATGCCGTTCGACTGGaacgacgaagaagaagaggaggaagaagacg CGGAGAATCTCGACGAAGAGCGAGGCGACACTTCGAAGGTGGAGTCCCTGTCCTCTGAAACGACGCCGTCGGTCTCGGCCTCGTCCTCGAGGTCGTCGTCGGCGGGTCGGAGCTCGAAGAGGTGGGTGTTCCTGAAAGATTTCCTGAGGAGCAAGAGCGAAGGGAGGAGCAACAACAAGTTCTGGAACACGCTCTCGTTCTCGCCGGTCAAAGAgaagagagacaaagagagacCCGCTGGCTCCGCCTCGTCTTCGACCTCGAAGGAGGGTAAAGTCCCGAGCTTGTCTTCGGCATTCAGGGTTGCCGGAAGTTTTCTCGACGCCGAGAAAATCAGGAAAGGTGGTGGTAGCGGCGGCGGTTCCGGGAAGAAGTCAGGTGGGAAGAGGCCGGTGAACGGGTCGTCGGCTGGGAAGAGGAGGGTCCCGCCGTCGCCGCACGAGCTGCATTACACAGCGAACAGGGCCCAGAGCgaagagatgaggaagaagacgtTCCTGCCTTACAGGCAAGGCCTGCTCGGCTGCCTGGGGTTTAGCTCAAAGGGCTACGGTGCCATGAATGGATTTGCTAGAGCTCTGAACCCTGTATCTTccaggtaa
- the LOC104429717 gene encoding uncharacterized protein LOC104429717, translating to MEVEKRRTKGGFLQFFDWNGKSRKKLFSNSPDIPGAEVVKQGMDDTEILAKSRFQTNVIDDNGLSSSKNGSSEWSCAASETSNEGCENRAPGVVARLMGLDSLPKSNGPESSTLFSEFHQVKAPPYGDGTRDLRSRCDPIDYLSSSTLKVQNRPIERFQTEILPPKSAKPISITHHRLLSPIKGPGFIPAKNAAYVMEAAAKIIEASPQVVRGKASSTVSASVPLRIQDLKMKLESSYEASRQQKASSSGSVKNAKGKSNEKSYRVPQDTQPSRTAVVSGKVNSGNWRSKGKSSSPAEPGKVNVQTREAKNQPNKKNLAVEKEQSGDSSQISNGLSRLQKSSQRKTSTNQINTVLKQNSQKQNSLNDRQGPVSRASRSKQPAGRTLPVNGSIRPSKTVSKIAPKADTGSLTTSATNISKELKSSRFKTPTRKRNAANSDINSDRSVTTNVLINSDGMSVKRNTVIDGRVNQGVDSNKNSMDVISFTFSSPIKRCTQEARAYTKMHENGNFDHCFNGNNGPLNGTDSSSSSPIGSISEGNILSVLLEQKLRELTDRIDLSNCDISREKSLSMPKMSNQESVGTLNSVSPMVTESEESFQRGLDEFVSSPVASGCTSSDGPSINSKQECQVVDSEEIEECSSSATSYGSAGKETDYEDPSPVSTLESSYLSESCTDSMITYSGKNARTKWVTRKESHSLYAGGSRSWELKYVEEIIGNVKLRLEDFGETEPRFISNGLFDKLENRADRMDRYEDHLRLRRKLLFDSTRECLESRCRDMVNGTCEAWSKWHALFLRKRWLAEDIYREISGRKTIGDVMVDELVNQDMSTRQGKWVEFNVEAFEEGVEIGNRILTTLIDELVTDFDATIQRY from the exons ATGGAGGTGGAGAAAAGACGGACAAAGGGAGGCTTCCTACAGTTTTTCGACTGGAATGGCAAGTCCAGGAAGAAGCTGTTCTCAAACAGTCCTGATATACCTGGTGCCG AAGTAGTTAAGCAAGGAATGGATGATACAGAGATCTTGGCAAAGTCAAGGTTTCAGACG AATGTTATTGATGACAATGGACTTAGTTCAAGTAAAAACGGAAGTAGTGAGTGGAGCTGTGCAGCTTCAGAGACCAGCAATGAAGGATGTGAAAACAGAGCCCCCGGAGTAGTGGCTCGACTGATGGGTTTGGATTCTTTGCCAAAGTCAAATGGTCCCGAGTCCTCCACATTGTTCTCTGAATTTCATCAAGTCAAAGCTCCTCCTTACGGTGATGGCACCCGTGATTTGCGAAGTAGATGTGATCCGATTGATTACCTCAGCAGTTCTA CTCTTAAGGTGCAGAACCGACCAATAGAGAGATTTCAGACCGAAATACTACCTCCAAAATCAGCTAAACCTATTTCCATTACCCATCATAGGCTTTTATCTCCAATTAAAGGTCCTGGATTCATTCCAGCCAAGAATGCTGCCTATGTTATGGAGGCAGCCGCGAAGATTATTGAAGCTAGTCCCCAAGTTGTCAGAGGCAAAGCATCATCGACTGTTTCAGCATCAGTTCCTTTAAGAATACAGGatctgaaaatgaaattagaatcTTCCTATGAGGCATCAAGGCAGCAGAAAGCCAGTAGTTCTGGCAGTGTCAAGAATGCGAAAGGAAAGTCCAATGAGAAGAGCTACAGAGTACCACAAGATACACAGCCATCCAGGACTGCTGTGGTATCGGGAAAGGTAAATTCTGGAAATTGGAGATCAAAGGGTAAATCATCTTCCCCTGCTGAGCCAGGGAAAGTCAATGTTCAAACAAGAGAGGCAAAAAATCAGCCCAATAAGAAAAATCTTGCAGTTGAGAAAGAGCAGAGTGGGGACTCGAGCCAAATTTCCAATGGGCTGTCTCGGTTGCAGAAGAGTTCACAGAGAAAAACTTCTACAAACCAGATAAACACTGTGCTCAAACAAAATAGCCAGAAGCAGAATTCCCTGAATGACAGACAGGGTCCAGTGTCGAGGGCTTCCCGCTCCAAACAACCAGCAGGAAGAACTCTCCCTGTCAATGGTTCAATCAGACCATCTAAAACTGTGAGCAAGATTGCGCCAAAGGCCGATACTGGTTCCCTGACAACATCGGCTACAAATATTTCCAAGGAGCTCAAATCATCTAGATTCAAGACTCCCACCCGCAAAAGAAATGCTGCAAATTCAGATATTAATTCAGATCGAAGTGTCACCACCAATGTTCTCATCAACAGTGATGGAATGTCTGTCAAGCGAAATACTGTCATTGATGGACGCGTTAATCAGGGTGTGGATAGCAACAAAAACAGCATGGATGTCATTTCATTTACATTCTCTTCTCCCATAAAGAGATGCACTCAAGAAGCTCGTGCCTACACCAAAATGCATGAGAATGGTAACTTTGATCATTGTTTTAATGGCAATAATGGACCATTAAATGGTACAGATTCCAGTTCATCATCTCCAATTGGAAGTATATCTGAGGGAAATATTTTGAGTGTTCTCTTGGAACAGAAGCTCAGAGAACTAACTGACAGAATAGACTTGTCCAATTGCGACATTTCCAGGGAAAAGAGTTTGTCTATGCCTAAAATGAGCAACCAAGAATCAGTTGGCACACTCAACAGTGTAAGCCCCATGGTAACAGAAAGTGAGGAAAGCTTTCAACGAGGGTTAGATGAGTTTGTGAGCAGTCCAGTTGCTTCTGGCTGTACTTCATCTGATGGTCCCTCAATTAACTCAAAGCAAGAGTGCCAG GTTGTGGATTCCGAAGAAATAGAAGAGTGCAGCAGTAGTGCCACCAGCTATGGTAGTGCTGGAAAAGAAACTGACTATGAAGATCCAAGCCCAGTTTCAACTCTTGAATCCTCATATTTGAGTGAAAGCTGCACAGATAGCATGATCACTTACAGTGGTAAGA ATGCCAGGACAAAGTGGGTAACAAGAAAAGAATCCCACTCATTGTATGCCGGTGGTTCGAGAAGTTGGGAACTTAAATATGTGGAAGAAATAATTGGGAATGTAAAGCTGAGGTTAGAAGATTTTGGGGAGACCGAGCCCAGGTTCATAAGCAATGGTCTCTTTGATAAATTGGAGAACCGAGCAGATAGAATGGACAGATATGAGGATCACTTGAGGCTGAGGCGCAAACTTTTGTTTGATTCCACAAGGGAATGTCTTGAGTCACGATGTCGTGATATGGTCAATGGAACCTGTGAAGCATGGTCTAAGTGGCATGCATTGTTCCTAAGAAAGCGCTGGTTAGCAGAGGATATCTACAGGGAAATTTCGGGGCGGAAAACCATTGGAGATGTGATGGTGGATGAGCTTGTGAACCAGGACATGAGCACTAGGCAGGGGAAGTGGGTCGAGTTCAATGTTGAAGCATTTGAAGAAGGTGTCGAGATTGGAAATAGGATACTAACTacattgattgatgaattggtCACCGATTTTGATGCAACCATCCAGAGATATTAA